A genomic window from Leptolyngbya sp. BL0902 includes:
- a CDS encoding rhomboid family intramembrane serine protease has protein sequence MTFKTTVVPLRDDNPAQGTPFVVYGIMGLNLAIFLAQIGLSTPELSQFYDDWGLVPAQFTASLRGRLDAPLREWITLLSSQFLHGGFFHLGGNLLYLWIFGNNIEDQLGHFKFLIFYLGCGVLAGLTQWVFDPLSTMPTVGASGAIAGVMGAYVLRFPRAQILTLLPLIVVFTTVRIPAIFFLGIWFAQQALFSLATLTDQVNLGSSGVAYWAHLGGFIFGLMLGPMLGLMKPHPPRR, from the coding sequence ATGACCTTTAAGACCACTGTGGTTCCCCTCCGAGACGACAATCCGGCCCAAGGTACGCCCTTCGTGGTCTATGGCATTATGGGGCTCAACCTCGCGATATTTTTGGCGCAGATTGGGCTATCGACCCCGGAACTCAGCCAATTTTATGATGACTGGGGCCTCGTGCCAGCCCAGTTCACGGCTAGCCTGCGCGGACGCCTCGATGCTCCCCTGCGTGAATGGATCACCTTGCTCTCGTCCCAGTTTCTCCACGGTGGCTTTTTCCACTTGGGGGGCAACCTGCTCTATCTCTGGATTTTTGGTAACAACATTGAGGATCAGCTTGGTCATTTCAAATTCTTGATCTTTTACCTAGGCTGCGGCGTCTTGGCAGGACTTACCCAGTGGGTGTTCGACCCTCTCTCCACAATGCCCACCGTGGGAGCCAGCGGAGCCATTGCCGGGGTGATGGGGGCTTACGTGTTGCGCTTTCCTAGGGCACAGATTCTTACCCTGCTGCCGCTGATTGTGGTGTTTACGACCGTTCGCATTCCCGCCATCTTCTTCTTGGGGATTTGGTTTGCTCAGCAGGCTCTCTTTAGCCTCGCTACCCTCACGGATCAGGTCAACTTGGGCTCCTCTGGTGTGGCCTATTGGGCGCACTTGGGCGGCTTCATATTCGGCCTAATGTTGGGGCCAATGCTAGGGCTGATGAAGCCACATCCCCCTCGGCGGTGA